From Pontibacter actiniarum, a single genomic window includes:
- a CDS encoding LptF/LptG family permease has protein sequence MKKLDKLILRAFFGPFLLTFTVVEFILLTQYMLKYLDELVGKDLGAEVFGELLFYFSINMAPVALPLAVLLSSLMTFGSLGEHYELTAIKTSGIALPRILRPVLIVVSFITVGAFFFNNYVVPKANLKAYSLLWDIRQKKPAMNFKEGAFYNGIPGYSIKVNEKMNEGRTLRDVMIYDHTKGGTNTTVILADSGEMYMDHNDSYLVLELYDGNTYVDQNNASFRNSNEQFVRQEFDESKLMLSMASFNFDRTREELFSDNKMMKNIQELNVVTDSLKRYGKREVQMYAPNVDPFYMYFKADTGQVKNGQRLLGKEVERKLPEPTSETMLLATNKARNIKSFTSSYVERVHSTRREANNYEVEIWRKFTQSASIIIMFLIGAPLGAIIKKGGLGVPVVISIVFFIIMYVMTILGEKWAREGLVSVGIGMWAANMILLPVGLFFLYQARNDSSLLEVDFWRKFMARLRRNKL, from the coding sequence CCTTTTCTGTTAACTTTTACGGTGGTGGAGTTTATCCTGCTCACCCAGTACATGCTGAAGTACCTCGATGAGCTGGTAGGGAAGGACCTGGGGGCGGAGGTGTTCGGCGAACTGCTCTTTTACTTTAGCATCAACATGGCGCCGGTGGCCCTGCCACTGGCTGTGCTGCTGTCTTCGCTCATGACCTTTGGCTCTCTGGGGGAACACTATGAGCTGACGGCCATCAAAACCTCCGGCATTGCCCTGCCCCGCATTCTGCGCCCTGTCCTGATCGTGGTGTCCTTTATCACGGTGGGCGCTTTCTTCTTTAACAACTACGTGGTGCCAAAGGCCAACCTGAAAGCCTACAGCCTGCTCTGGGATATTCGGCAGAAGAAACCCGCTATGAACTTTAAAGAGGGGGCCTTTTACAACGGCATTCCCGGCTATAGCATCAAGGTAAACGAAAAGATGAACGAGGGGCGCACCCTGCGCGACGTAATGATCTATGACCACACCAAGGGAGGCACCAACACCACGGTTATACTTGCCGACTCCGGTGAGATGTACATGGACCACAACGACTCCTACCTGGTGCTGGAGCTGTATGACGGCAACACCTACGTGGACCAGAACAATGCTTCTTTCCGGAACTCCAATGAGCAGTTTGTGCGGCAGGAGTTTGATGAGAGCAAGCTGATGCTGAGCATGGCCTCCTTTAACTTTGACCGTACCCGCGAGGAGCTCTTCTCGGACAACAAGATGATGAAGAACATCCAGGAACTGAACGTGGTGACAGACTCGCTCAAGCGCTACGGTAAACGGGAGGTGCAGATGTATGCCCCTAACGTGGATCCGTTTTACATGTACTTTAAGGCCGATACCGGGCAGGTGAAAAACGGCCAGCGCCTGCTGGGCAAGGAGGTGGAGCGAAAGCTGCCCGAGCCGACAAGCGAAACCATGCTGCTGGCCACCAACAAGGCCCGCAACATAAAGAGCTTTACGAGCAGCTATGTGGAGCGCGTGCACTCCACACGGCGCGAGGCCAACAACTACGAGGTGGAAATCTGGCGCAAGTTTACCCAGTCTGCCTCGATTATCATCATGTTCCTGATCGGGGCGCCACTGGGGGCCATTATCAAGAAAGGCGGCCTGGGAGTGCCGGTGGTAATCTCCATTGTGTTTTTCATCATTATGTACGTGATGACCATACTAGGGGAGAAGTGGGCGCGCGAGGGGCTTGTGTCGGTTGGCATAGGCATGTGGGCGGCCAACATGATTCTCCTGCCGGTCGGGCTGTTTTTCCTGTACCAGGCCCGCAACGACTCCAGCCTGCTGGAGGTGGACTTCTGGCGCAAGTTCATGGCCAGGCTCCGCCGGAATAAACTGTAG
- the rpsO gene encoding 30S ribosomal protein S15 gives MRLTTEAKQEIFEKHGFNKSTTDTGSPEAQIALFTKRIADLTDHLKTHKKDFSTRLGLLKLVGKRRRLLNYLQKNDIERYRAIISELGIRK, from the coding sequence ATGAGATTAACCACTGAAGCGAAACAAGAGATTTTCGAAAAGCACGGTTTCAACAAGTCTACGACTGACACAGGTTCTCCTGAAGCGCAGATCGCTCTTTTTACAAAGCGCATCGCTGACTTAACCGACCACCTGAAAACTCACAAGAAAGACTTTAGCACACGTCTTGGTCTTTTGAAACTTGTAGGTAAGAGAAGAAGACTTCTTAACTACCTCCAGAAAAATGATATTGAAAGATACAGAGCTATCATTAGCGAGCTAGGTATCCGTAAATAA
- the pnp gene encoding polyribonucleotide nucleotidyltransferase, producing MSYNAISKTIFLPDGREVTIETGKLAKQADGSVVVKMGNTMLLAAVVSNKEAREGVDFLPLSVDYQEKFASSGKIPGGFLRREARLSDYEVLVSRLVDRVLRPLFPSDYHAETQMTINLISADTEIMPDALAALAASAALAVSDIPFNGPISEVRVARVDGQLVINPSVSDIQRADIELMVGASIDSVVMVEGEMNEVSEAEMLEAIQFAHEAIKAQCQAQIELAEMVGKTEKRVYSHETHDDELRQKVYDATYEKAYAVAKRGSANKSERKEGFGAVLEEFVASLGEEHGYDMGLIKTYYHDVEKEAVRNMILSDRTRLDGRQLDEIRPIWSEVNYLPATHGSAVFTRGETQSLTTVTLGTKLDEQMIDSAMVSGTNKFLLHYNFPAFSTGEVRPNRGPGRREVGHGNLALRALKKVLPPEAENPYTIRIVSDILESNGSSSMATVCAGSLALMDAGVPVKAAVSGIAMGLITDEKTGKFAVLSDILGDEDHLGDMDFKVAGTNKGITACQMDIKVQGLSYEVLSQALQQANAGRLHILNEMSKTISSPNPDYKPHTPRSFNIVIDKEFIGAIIGPGGKVIQQIQKDTGATIIIEEKNEKGHVNIFASNQESMDQAVGKIKAIAAQPEIGEVYIGKVKSIQPYGAFVEFMPGKDGLLHISEIKHERLENMEGVLEIGEEVKVKLIDVDKKTGKFKLSRKAILPKPGAEQNQ from the coding sequence ATGTCCTACAACGCGATTAGTAAAACTATTTTTCTTCCGGATGGCCGGGAGGTAACCATTGAAACTGGTAAACTAGCCAAACAGGCTGACGGGTCTGTCGTAGTGAAAATGGGAAACACCATGCTATTGGCAGCTGTTGTTTCAAACAAAGAAGCCCGCGAAGGGGTTGACTTCCTGCCGCTCTCAGTTGACTACCAGGAGAAATTCGCCTCTTCAGGCAAAATCCCGGGTGGCTTCCTTAGAAGAGAGGCGAGACTTTCTGACTATGAAGTATTGGTTTCGCGCCTGGTGGACCGTGTGCTGCGCCCGCTGTTCCCGTCTGACTACCACGCAGAAACCCAAATGACTATAAACCTGATCTCTGCTGATACAGAGATCATGCCGGATGCCCTGGCTGCTTTGGCTGCCTCAGCGGCGCTGGCGGTATCTGATATTCCTTTTAACGGACCAATCTCTGAAGTACGCGTAGCGCGTGTTGACGGCCAGTTGGTGATCAACCCAAGCGTAAGCGACATCCAGCGTGCCGATATTGAGCTGATGGTAGGTGCCTCTATCGACAGCGTTGTAATGGTAGAGGGCGAGATGAACGAGGTGTCTGAGGCAGAAATGCTGGAGGCCATACAGTTCGCGCACGAGGCTATCAAAGCACAGTGCCAGGCACAGATCGAGTTGGCAGAAATGGTTGGCAAAACCGAGAAGCGCGTGTACTCCCACGAGACACACGACGACGAGCTGCGCCAGAAAGTATACGACGCCACCTACGAGAAGGCCTATGCAGTGGCCAAGCGTGGCAGCGCCAACAAATCAGAGCGTAAAGAAGGCTTCGGCGCCGTGCTGGAAGAGTTTGTTGCTTCTCTCGGCGAAGAGCACGGGTATGACATGGGCCTGATCAAGACCTATTACCATGACGTGGAGAAAGAGGCCGTTCGCAACATGATCCTTTCAGACCGTACGCGTCTGGATGGCCGTCAGCTGGACGAGATTCGCCCGATCTGGTCAGAGGTGAACTACCTGCCGGCTACACACGGTTCAGCCGTGTTTACCCGTGGCGAAACGCAGTCGCTGACTACTGTAACGCTGGGCACCAAGCTTGACGAGCAGATGATCGACAGCGCCATGGTGTCTGGAACCAACAAGTTCCTGCTGCACTATAACTTCCCTGCCTTCTCTACTGGCGAGGTAAGACCGAACAGAGGCCCGGGCCGCCGCGAGGTTGGTCATGGTAACCTCGCATTGCGTGCCCTGAAGAAAGTGCTTCCGCCGGAGGCTGAGAACCCGTACACGATCCGTATTGTTTCTGACATCCTGGAGTCAAACGGTTCTTCTTCCATGGCAACGGTTTGCGCCGGTAGCCTGGCCCTGATGGATGCTGGTGTGCCTGTGAAGGCTGCCGTTTCTGGTATCGCGATGGGTCTGATCACAGACGAAAAGACTGGCAAGTTTGCAGTTCTGTCTGACATTCTGGGTGATGAAGACCACTTGGGTGACATGGACTTTAAAGTAGCTGGCACAAACAAAGGTATCACTGCCTGCCAGATGGACATCAAAGTTCAGGGCTTGTCTTACGAGGTACTTAGCCAGGCGCTTCAGCAGGCTAACGCCGGCCGTCTGCACATCCTGAACGAAATGTCTAAAACCATTTCTTCTCCAAACCCAGACTACAAGCCGCATACACCACGCTCGTTCAACATCGTGATCGACAAAGAGTTTATCGGTGCCATTATCGGACCGGGTGGTAAGGTAATCCAGCAGATCCAAAAGGACACGGGTGCTACGATCATCATTGAGGAGAAAAACGAGAAGGGCCACGTGAACATCTTCGCCAGCAACCAGGAGTCTATGGACCAGGCCGTTGGTAAGATCAAAGCCATTGCCGCTCAGCCTGAGATTGGTGAAGTGTACATCGGTAAAGTGAAGTCTATCCAGCCTTACGGCGCGTTCGTAGAGTTCATGCCGGGCAAAGACGGCCTGCTGCACATCTCTGAGATCAAGCACGAGCGCCTGGAGAACATGGAAGGCGTGCTGGAGATCGGCGAAGAAGTAAAAGTGAAGCTAATTGACGTAGATAAGAAAACAGGTAAGTTCAAGCTGTCCCGCAAGGCGATTCTGCCAAAGCCGGGTGCAGAGCAGAACCAGTAA
- a CDS encoding sigma-70 family RNA polymerase sigma factor — protein MRQLKISKQITNRESQSLDKYLQEIGKVDLLTPDEEVSLAQRIKEGDQFALEKLTKANLRFVVSVAKQYQNQGLSLGDLINEGNLGLIKAAKRFDETRGFKFISYAVWWIRQSILQALAEQSRIVRLPLNRVGSLNKISKSFSELEQKFEREPSPEEIAEVLELTTAEVVDTLKISGRHVSVDAPFVQGEENRLLDVLENEDEESPDMGLMNDSLRKEVQRALSTLTKREADVITLYFGLNGEHSLTLEEIGEKFNLTRERVRQIKEKAIRRLRHTSRSKALKPYLG, from the coding sequence ATGAGACAACTCAAGATAAGCAAACAGATAACGAACCGTGAAAGCCAATCACTGGATAAGTATCTACAGGAGATTGGTAAAGTTGATTTGCTTACTCCAGATGAAGAGGTGTCGCTGGCACAGAGAATTAAGGAGGGGGATCAGTTTGCACTTGAGAAGTTAACAAAAGCCAACTTGCGATTTGTGGTATCGGTGGCCAAGCAGTACCAGAACCAGGGCCTTTCACTAGGCGACCTTATCAACGAGGGGAACCTGGGTTTGATTAAAGCCGCCAAGCGATTCGATGAAACAAGAGGTTTTAAATTCATCTCATATGCCGTATGGTGGATCCGTCAGTCTATTCTACAGGCTTTGGCCGAGCAATCGCGCATTGTGCGTCTGCCGCTGAATCGTGTAGGATCCCTGAACAAGATCTCTAAATCATTCTCAGAGCTCGAGCAGAAGTTTGAGCGTGAGCCGTCGCCGGAAGAAATCGCCGAAGTATTGGAGCTGACCACTGCCGAGGTAGTGGACACGCTGAAGATATCCGGTCGCCACGTGTCGGTGGATGCGCCGTTTGTGCAGGGCGAGGAGAACCGCCTGCTGGATGTGCTGGAGAACGAAGACGAAGAGTCTCCGGACATGGGCCTGATGAACGACTCCCTTCGCAAGGAGGTGCAGCGCGCCCTGTCTACCCTTACCAAGCGCGAGGCCGACGTAATCACCCTGTACTTTGGCCTGAACGGCGAGCACTCCCTGACGTTGGAGGAAATTGGCGAGAAATTTAACCTGACGCGCGAGCGTGTGCGCCAGATTAAGGAGAAAGCGATCCGCAGACTTCGCCATACATCAAGAAGCAAAGCACTGAAGCCTTACCTGGGCTAG
- the trxB gene encoding thioredoxin-disulfide reductase codes for MEIEKVKCLIIGSGPAGYTAAIYASRAGLNPILYQGLQPGGQLTITNDVENYPGYPEGVMGPEMMEDFKKQAERFGTDVRYGIATAVDFSSQPHKVVIDDQKTIEADAVIISTGASAKWLGMESESRLNGNGVSACAVCDGFFYRGQDVAIVGAGDTAAEEATYLSNLCNKVYMLVRREEMRASTIMQERVLNTKNIEVLWNTVTDEILGEDTVEAVRVKNAVTGEMREIPVKGFFVAIGHKPNSDIFAEYLNLDENGYIRTIPGTAKTNIDGVFACGDVQDFTYRQAVTAAGSGCMAALDAERYLASKGLH; via the coding sequence ATGGAAATAGAAAAAGTAAAATGCCTTATTATTGGCTCGGGGCCTGCTGGCTACACAGCGGCTATTTATGCCTCCAGAGCCGGTCTTAATCCTATACTATACCAAGGCCTGCAGCCCGGCGGGCAGCTCACAATCACCAACGATGTAGAGAACTATCCTGGTTACCCAGAGGGAGTTATGGGGCCTGAGATGATGGAGGACTTTAAGAAGCAGGCGGAGCGTTTCGGCACCGATGTGCGCTACGGAATTGCCACGGCCGTGGACTTTTCTTCGCAGCCGCACAAGGTGGTGATCGACGACCAGAAGACGATTGAAGCAGATGCCGTGATTATCTCCACGGGCGCCTCTGCCAAGTGGCTGGGCATGGAGTCGGAGTCCAGGCTAAACGGCAACGGCGTGTCTGCCTGCGCGGTGTGCGACGGCTTCTTTTACCGCGGCCAGGATGTGGCGATTGTAGGAGCCGGCGATACCGCAGCCGAGGAAGCGACTTACCTCTCTAACCTGTGCAACAAAGTATACATGCTGGTGCGCCGCGAGGAGATGCGGGCCTCTACCATTATGCAGGAGCGCGTGCTGAACACCAAGAACATCGAGGTGCTGTGGAACACGGTAACCGACGAGATCCTGGGAGAAGACACCGTGGAGGCTGTACGCGTGAAGAACGCGGTGACGGGAGAAATGCGCGAGATTCCGGTGAAGGGCTTCTTTGTGGCTATAGGCCATAAGCCTAACTCTGATATCTTTGCTGAGTACCTCAACCTGGATGAGAACGGCTATATCCGCACAATCCCGGGCACTGCCAAAACAAACATCGACGGGGTGTTTGCCTGCGGCGATGTGCAGGACTTTACCTACCGCCAGGCCGTTACGGCTGCTGGCTCCGGGTGTATGGCCGCATTGGATGCCGAGCGTTACCTGGCCTCTAAAGGATTGCACTAA
- a CDS encoding M23 family metallopeptidase translates to MSKYKAPSIFVLFLFSMLWCAGGAFGQGKVKDLFKVKTPKIQYVRPDTTILIKYEDFPDEDSDADQSIYFNPKKELSIVSEDTSELDLGEQHIVEMSEEVLVDSTWIKIAGYYAIWDTRNINPYRMDGRQLKDTVDIKLYDPKQNRDYKMPLDKTPITSHFGARGGRWHYGTDIDLDTGDSIVAAFDGVVRINKWDGGGYGNYIVVRHYNGLETLYGHMSKPIAKPGDFVKAGQLIGLGGSTGRSSGPHLHYEVRYQGNPMDPENLYDFPDYLLKGDSYQITAAVFNYSNRARSGTSSSGRRAAYHKVRSGDTLSGIAKRYGVSVSQLTRLNGISTRTTLRVGKSLRIR, encoded by the coding sequence ATGTCAAAGTATAAAGCACCCTCTATTTTTGTACTGTTTCTCTTTAGCATGCTGTGGTGTGCCGGAGGAGCCTTTGGGCAGGGGAAAGTAAAAGACCTCTTCAAGGTCAAGACCCCGAAGATACAGTACGTCCGTCCGGACACCACCATCCTCATCAAGTATGAGGACTTCCCGGATGAAGATTCTGACGCGGATCAGTCTATTTACTTCAACCCTAAGAAGGAGCTCTCCATTGTCAGCGAGGATACCTCCGAGCTGGACCTGGGGGAGCAGCACATCGTGGAGATGTCCGAGGAAGTGCTGGTGGACTCTACCTGGATTAAGATTGCCGGTTACTATGCGATTTGGGACACCCGAAACATTAACCCATACCGCATGGATGGCCGCCAGTTAAAGGATACGGTAGACATCAAGCTGTACGACCCGAAGCAGAACCGCGACTACAAAATGCCGTTGGACAAGACACCGATCACCAGCCATTTTGGTGCAAGGGGAGGCCGGTGGCACTATGGCACCGACATAGACCTGGACACGGGAGATAGCATTGTTGCAGCCTTTGATGGCGTTGTGCGGATTAATAAGTGGGATGGTGGTGGCTACGGCAACTATATCGTGGTGCGCCACTATAACGGCTTAGAGACCCTGTACGGCCACATGAGCAAGCCCATCGCCAAGCCAGGTGACTTTGTGAAGGCGGGGCAGCTGATTGGCTTAGGTGGTAGCACGGGCAGGAGCTCCGGGCCGCACCTGCACTATGAGGTGCGCTACCAGGGAAACCCGATGGACCCGGAGAACCTCTACGATTTCCCGGACTACCTGCTTAAGGGCGACAGCTACCAGATAACGGCGGCGGTTTTCAACTACTCTAACCGCGCCAGGAGCGGCACCAGCAGCAGTGGCCGCAGGGCCGCGTACCACAAAGTTCGCAGCGGCGACACTTTATCGGGTATTGCCAAGCGCTACGGCGTATCGGTAAGCCAGTTAACACGCCTGAACGGCATCAGCACGCGCACTACCCTGAGAGTGGGCAAGTCGTTGCGCATCAGGTAA
- the bshB1 gene encoding bacillithiol biosynthesis deacetylase BshB1, with the protein MKLDILAFASHPDDIELGCAGTLIAHVAAGKKVGIVDLTAGELGTRGTPEGRIQEAKDAAEVMGLSARENLGMADGFFQNDREHQLMVIEKIRKYKPEIVIMNAVYDRHPDHGRGSELVSESCFKSGLKMIKTKEEDGSEQEAWRPKVVYHYIQDRLITPDLVVDVTPYWEKKMEAIRAFKSQFYNPDDASPNTYISSPEFLRFVEARALELGHAIGTTYGEGFTKERYIGVKNLFDLL; encoded by the coding sequence ATGAAATTAGATATACTAGCCTTCGCTTCACACCCCGATGACATAGAGTTAGGCTGTGCCGGTACGCTGATTGCGCATGTGGCCGCCGGTAAAAAGGTGGGCATTGTGGACTTAACGGCCGGGGAGCTTGGCACGCGCGGTACGCCGGAAGGGCGTATTCAGGAGGCAAAAGATGCCGCAGAGGTCATGGGGCTGAGTGCCCGCGAGAACCTGGGCATGGCAGATGGCTTCTTCCAGAACGATAGGGAGCACCAGCTGATGGTGATCGAGAAGATCCGCAAGTATAAACCGGAGATCGTGATCATGAATGCCGTTTATGACAGGCATCCGGACCACGGGCGGGGATCGGAGCTTGTTTCGGAGTCCTGCTTCAAGTCTGGTCTTAAAATGATCAAAACAAAGGAGGAGGACGGGAGTGAGCAGGAGGCCTGGCGACCGAAAGTTGTGTACCACTACATTCAGGATCGCCTAATCACACCGGACCTGGTGGTGGACGTGACGCCTTACTGGGAAAAGAAGATGGAGGCCATCCGTGCTTTCAAATCTCAGTTCTACAACCCGGATGATGCCTCGCCAAACACTTATATTTCGTCGCCTGAGTTTCTGCGTTTTGTGGAGGCGCGGGCACTGGAGCTAGGGCATGCCATCGGCACAACCTACGGGGAGGGCTTTACCAAGGAACGTTACATAGGCGTAAAGAACCTGTTTGACCTGCTCTAG
- the accC gene encoding acetyl-CoA carboxylase biotin carboxylase subunit, translated as MRKINKILVANRGEIALRVMRTAKEMGIKTVAVYSEADRNALHVRFADEAVCVGGPKSNESYLRGDVIIQVCKDLGVDAIHPGYGFLSENAGFAKAVQEAGLIFIGPSPEAIDLMGSKLAAKAAVAKYNIPMVPGTESAITDVEEAKQIAQQVGFPILIKASAGGGGKGMRVVEDVASFEEQMKLAVSEATSAFGDGSVFIEKYIGSPRHIEIQVLGDTHGNIVHLFERECSIQRRHQKVIEEAPSSVLTPALREEMGRNAVNVAKACDYVGAGTVEFLLDENMNFYFLEMNTRLQVEHPVTEQITGLDLVKEQILIAEGNPLSFKQEDLEIYGHALELRVYAEDPANNFLPDIGKLETYKRPQGLGVRVDDGFEQGMEIPIYYDPMIAKLVTFGKDRQEAIDKMLRAIEEYQITGIETTLPFGSYVLQHEAFVSGNFDTKFIERHFSPDVLQRTPDEGADEIAVALAAMLMNKQKPATSEATALSETASSWRRNRTR; from the coding sequence ATGAGAAAGATCAACAAGATACTGGTAGCCAACCGTGGCGAAATTGCCCTGCGGGTAATGCGAACAGCTAAGGAAATGGGTATTAAGACGGTAGCCGTGTACAGCGAGGCCGACCGCAACGCCCTGCACGTGCGCTTTGCCGATGAGGCGGTCTGCGTAGGCGGCCCTAAGTCCAATGAGTCATACCTGCGCGGCGACGTCATTATTCAGGTGTGCAAGGACCTGGGGGTGGATGCCATTCACCCGGGCTATGGTTTCTTGTCGGAGAATGCCGGTTTCGCCAAGGCCGTGCAGGAGGCAGGCCTGATATTTATCGGCCCGTCGCCGGAGGCCATCGACCTGATGGGAAGCAAGCTGGCGGCCAAAGCGGCGGTAGCCAAGTATAACATCCCGATGGTGCCGGGCACCGAGAGCGCCATCACCGATGTGGAGGAAGCCAAGCAAATCGCACAGCAGGTAGGCTTCCCGATCCTGATCAAAGCGAGCGCCGGCGGCGGCGGCAAAGGCATGCGCGTTGTAGAGGACGTTGCCTCTTTTGAGGAGCAGATGAAGCTGGCCGTTAGCGAGGCCACCTCTGCCTTCGGAGACGGCTCTGTGTTTATTGAAAAGTATATCGGTTCGCCGCGCCACATCGAGATTCAGGTGCTGGGCGATACACACGGCAATATTGTGCATCTTTTTGAGCGCGAGTGCTCCATACAGCGCCGCCACCAGAAAGTAATCGAAGAGGCGCCATCTTCTGTGCTTACCCCTGCCCTGCGCGAGGAAATGGGGCGCAACGCGGTGAACGTGGCCAAAGCCTGCGACTATGTTGGCGCCGGCACGGTGGAGTTCCTGCTGGACGAGAATATGAACTTCTACTTCCTGGAGATGAACACGCGCCTGCAGGTGGAGCACCCGGTTACGGAGCAGATTACCGGCCTCGACCTGGTAAAAGAGCAAATACTTATTGCGGAAGGCAACCCGCTTAGCTTTAAGCAGGAAGACCTGGAGATATACGGCCACGCCCTGGAGCTGCGCGTTTACGCCGAAGACCCTGCCAACAACTTCCTGCCGGACATCGGCAAGCTAGAGACGTACAAGCGCCCTCAAGGGCTTGGAGTGCGTGTAGACGACGGCTTTGAGCAAGGGATGGAGATTCCGATCTACTACGACCCGATGATCGCAAAGCTGGTGACGTTCGGTAAAGACCGGCAGGAAGCCATCGACAAGATGCTGCGTGCTATTGAGGAGTACCAGATCACAGGCATAGAAACCACGCTGCCGTTTGGCTCTTATGTGTTACAGCACGAGGCGTTTGTGAGCGGCAACTTCGACACAAAGTTTATCGAGCGCCACTTTAGCCCGGATGTACTGCAGCGGACGCCTGACGAAGGGGCCGACGAGATAGCCGTTGCCCTGGCCGCCATGCTGATGAACAAGCAGAAGCCTGCCACATCCGAGGCCACGGCTCTAAGCGAGACTGCCTCTAGCTGGCGCCGCAACAGAACACGTTAG
- a CDS encoding aminotransferase class I/II-fold pyridoxal phosphate-dependent enzyme: MDLFEKLLTNRGPLGSHSHYAHGYFTFPKLEGEISPRMKFRGKEVLTWSLNNYLGLANHPEVRKADAEGAAEWGMATPMGARIMSGNTNLHEQLESELADFVKKEDAMLLNFGYQGVLSIIDALVDRHDVIVYDAESHACIIDGVRLHQGKRFVYGHNDMESLEKQLERATRWAENTGGAILVITEGVFGMSGNLGKLREVVALKEKFNFRLLVDDAHGFGTMGATGAGTGEHLGCQDGIDVYFSTFAKSMASIGAFVASNEQVVEYLRYNMRSQIFAKSLPMPLVVGALKRLELLRSTPELKDKLWEVVHALQSGLREKGFNIGTTESPVTPVFLNGQIPDATQLTLDLRENYSIFCSIVVYPVVPKDVIMLRLIPTAAHTLADVEETINAFEKIAQKLDKGLYSSPAVTA; the protein is encoded by the coding sequence GTGGATTTATTTGAAAAGTTGTTGACCAACAGGGGCCCACTAGGCAGCCACTCACACTACGCACACGGTTACTTTACGTTTCCTAAGCTGGAGGGTGAGATTTCTCCACGAATGAAGTTTAGAGGCAAAGAGGTGTTGACCTGGAGCCTTAACAACTATCTTGGCCTTGCCAACCACCCTGAGGTGCGCAAAGCTGATGCTGAAGGCGCTGCCGAGTGGGGTATGGCTACGCCAATGGGAGCGCGCATCATGTCCGGAAACACGAACCTGCATGAGCAACTGGAGTCTGAGCTGGCTGACTTTGTGAAGAAGGAAGACGCTATGTTGCTGAACTTCGGTTACCAGGGCGTGCTGTCTATTATTGATGCGTTGGTTGACCGCCACGATGTAATAGTATACGATGCCGAGTCGCACGCCTGTATTATCGACGGCGTAAGACTGCACCAGGGAAAGCGCTTTGTGTATGGCCACAACGATATGGAGAGCCTGGAGAAACAGCTGGAGCGTGCCACACGCTGGGCTGAGAACACAGGTGGTGCTATTCTTGTGATTACAGAGGGTGTGTTTGGCATGTCCGGTAACCTGGGCAAGCTGCGCGAAGTGGTAGCCCTGAAAGAGAAATTCAACTTCCGCCTGCTGGTAGACGATGCCCACGGCTTCGGAACCATGGGAGCCACTGGCGCCGGTACAGGTGAGCACCTGGGCTGCCAGGATGGTATAGACGTTTACTTCTCAACGTTTGCCAAGTCTATGGCCAGCATTGGTGCCTTTGTAGCCTCTAACGAGCAGGTGGTAGAGTACCTTCGCTACAACATGCGCTCACAGATTTTCGCTAAGTCGCTGCCGATGCCGCTGGTGGTAGGAGCCCTGAAGCGCCTGGAGCTGCTGCGTTCCACTCCTGAGCTGAAGGACAAGCTGTGGGAGGTGGTACACGCCCTGCAGAGCGGCCTGCGCGAGAAAGGCTTTAACATCGGTACAACAGAGTCGCCGGTTACGCCTGTGTTCCTGAACGGACAGATTCCGGACGCAACGCAACTGACGCTGGACCTGCGCGAGAACTACAGCATCTTCTGCTCCATCGTGGTGTACCCGGTAGTACCGAAGGATGTGATCATGCTGCGCCTGATCCCAACGGCTGCGCACACACTGGCGGATGTGGAAGAGACGATCAACGCCTTTGAAAAAATTGCACAAAAGCTAGACAAGGGCTTGTACTCTAGCCCGGCAGTTACGGCCTAG